The following are encoded in a window of Anopheles stephensi strain Indian chromosome X, UCI_ANSTEP_V1.0, whole genome shotgun sequence genomic DNA:
- the LOC118505349 gene encoding uncharacterized protein K02A2.6-like: MENGRPSRDGHVEQQQESLNANWIQEIFRQQQDSLHQQQQAFLQQQEQLMTKVFATLKSPQPTGSESVIEALAKDVQEFRYNPDDRVFFAGWFTRFGSLFVDDARELDDAMRVRLLLRKLGMVEHERYVSHILPSKPGDFDFNTTVTKLKKLFGSPCSEMERRFKCINMAKTKQEDFVAYSCRVNKAVVESELSVLSEEELKCLIFVCGLKDESYADSIRTVWINRISNFKRGLVNVILNEMPTRMMIDSGADITLISKKHWLEMGKPAMTQPDIKAKTASGEPLHILGEFQCMMSIGQQCKPCMVRVVNADLLLLGADAMEIFGLWDVPLSSICRRVHVGDVSCGTLSTSYPELFADRLGRCTKTQVKLQLKDDASPVFRPKRPVAYAMLQPVTDELQRLEEEGVITHVEYSEWAAPIVVVRKANGSIRICGDYSTGLNNALMTHQYPLPLPEDIFASLSNCAVFSQLDLSDAFLQVEVDEKCRDFLTVNTHRGLFRYNRLPPGVKAAPGAFQQLMDTMVASLAGVAVYLDDIVVGGKDMAEHDRNLHAVLEKLQEYGFTLRAEKCSFRKPQIKYLGHLLDAKGLRPDPDKTTAIIKLQPPTDVPGMRAFLGAINYYGKFVHNMRMLRQPLDELLKEEGLFKWTPQYLAPADFWLFNKLKLSLRGHRFDTIEEIEAAATAELKDIPASAFSTCFKEWEKRWKRCIASEGDCFKGDDLHLT; this comes from the exons ATGGAGAACGGCCGGCCATCGCGCGACGGCCATGttgagcagcagcaagaaagCCTTAATGCCAACTGGATACAGGAAATATTTCGGCAACAGCAAGATTCTctacaccagcaacagcaggcgTTTTTACAACAGCAAGAGCAGCTCATGACAAAAGTTTTCGCAACTTTAAAGTCTCCGCAACCGACAGGATCAGAGAGTGTAATCGAAGCGTTAGCGAAGGACGTGCAAGAGTTCCGTTACAATCCGGATGATCGCGTATTTTTTGCCGGATGGTTTACACGCTTCGGAAGTTTGTTTGTGGATGATGCGAGAGAGCTGGATGATGCCATGCGTGTAAGATTGTTGCTGCGAAAGCTTGGGATGGTAGAGCACGAGCGATACGTTTCACACATACTACCGTCCAAGCCGGGTGATTTTGATTTCAACACAACGGTAACAAAGCTAAAGAAGCTGTTTGGCTCACCGTGCTCCGAGATGGAAAGGCGTTTTAAGTGCATAAATATggcgaaaacgaaacaagaaGATTTTGTGGCATACTCGTGTCGTGTGAATAAGGCAGTGGTTGAATCTGAGCTAAGCGTTTTATCTGAAGAGGAGCttaaatgtttaatatttgtgTGTGGTCTCAAGGATGAAAGTTATGCCGAT AGCATAAGAACTGTTTGGATAAACAGAATTTCGAATTTTAAACGTGGACTGGTGAATGTTATTTTAAATGAGATGCCAACTCGGATGATGATCGATTCTGGTGCCGACATAACCCTAATATCTAAAAAGCATTGGTTGGAAATGGGTAAACCGGCGATGACACAACCTGACATTAAAGCCAAAACAGCATCCGGAGAGCCTTTGCACATTTTGGGCGAGTTCCAGTGTATGATGAGCATAGGGCAGCAGTGTAAGCCGTGTATGGTACGTGTTGTGAACGCTGATTTACTGCTGTTAGGTGCGGATGCTATGGAGATTTTTGGTTTGTGGGATGTTCCGTTATCATCAATTTGCCGGCGAGTCCATGTCGGCGATGTGAGCTGTGGGACTCTTAGTACGTCATATCCGGAGTTATTTGCTGATAGGCTCGGGCGTTGTACAAAGACACAGGTTAAACTTCAATTGAAGGATGATGCTTCCCCTGTGTTCCGCCCCAAGCGACCTGTTGCGTACGCTATGTTACAGCCAGTGACTGATGAGCTTCAGCGGTTAGAGGAAGAAGGGGTAATCACACATGTGGAGTATTCGGAGTGGGCCGCTCCAATAGTGGTGGTGCGCAAGGCAAACGGTAGTATAAGGATCTGTGGTGACTATTCCACAGGCCTTAATAATGCGCTAATGACACACCAGTACCCGTTACCTCTGCCAGAAGATATTTTCGCAAGCTTGAGCAACTGTGCAGTATTCAGCCAATTAGACCTCTCTGACGCATTTCTGCAAGTGGAGGTAGATGAAAAATGTCGAGATTTCTTAACAGTAAACACGCATCGTGGGTTATTCAGATACAACCGATTGCCACCAGGTGTTAAAGCTGCGCCGGGAGCGTTCCAGCAATTAATGGATACAATGGTGGCCAGTTTGGCTGGAGTAGCTGTGTATCTGGATGATATTGTTGTAGGAGGAAAAGATATGGCAGAGCACGATCGTAATCTTCATGCCGTGTTAGAGAAACTACAAGAGTACGGATTTACTTTACGTGCAGAAAAATGCAGTTTTCGGAAGCCCCAAATTAAATATTTGGGCCATTTGTTGGATGCAAAAGGGTTGCGGCCAGACCCTGATAAGACTACTGCCATCATTAAGCTCCAGCCTCCGACTGACGTCCCGGGAATGCGAGCGTTTCTCGGGGCGATCAACTATTATGGAAAATTTGTCCACAACATGCGTATGTTACGGCAGCCTCTGGACGAGCTGCTGAAGGAAGAGGGATTATTTAAATGGACACCGCAAT ATTTGGCACCAGCCGACTTCTGGCTGTTCAACAAGCTAAAACTGTCGCTTCGGGGACATCGTTTTGATACTATCGAGGAGATAGAAGCCGCAGCGACGGCGGAACTAAAGGACATCCCAGCATCCGCGTTTTCTACCTGCTTCAAGGAGTGGGAGAAGAGGTGGAAGAGGTGCATTGCATCGGAAGGGGATTGCTTCAAAGGTGACGACCTTCATTTGACCTAA